Proteins from a single region of Dysosmobacter acutus:
- the tsaA gene encoding tRNA (N6-threonylcarbamoyladenosine(37)-N6)-methyltransferase TrmO codes for MEQHTIRVIARIRSDFPTKFGIPRQSGIVDQLRARVVFEPEYRSASALRGIEGFSHLWLIWQFSGAVRREWSPTVRPPRLGGNTRLGVFATRSPFRPNAVGLSCVRLEAVEQTAEGPTLVVSGADLMDGSPIYDIKPYLPYADCRPEAVGGFADQAPPLLLEVDFPQPLLEQVPEEKRQALLGVLSHDPRPAYQRRADRVYGFAFGGLEVKFSVDRDVLTVREVEKKDS; via the coding sequence ATGGAACAGCACACCATCCGGGTGATCGCCCGCATCCGCAGCGATTTTCCCACCAAGTTCGGCATCCCCCGCCAGAGCGGGATAGTGGATCAGCTCCGCGCCCGGGTGGTGTTCGAGCCGGAGTACCGCAGCGCCTCGGCGCTGCGGGGCATCGAGGGGTTTTCCCACCTGTGGCTGATCTGGCAGTTTTCCGGCGCGGTGCGCCGGGAGTGGTCTCCGACGGTGCGCCCACCCCGGCTGGGGGGCAACACGCGGCTTGGCGTGTTTGCCACCCGCTCGCCCTTCCGGCCCAACGCCGTGGGCCTCTCCTGCGTGCGGCTTGAGGCGGTGGAGCAGACGGCGGAGGGTCCGACGCTGGTGGTCTCCGGCGCCGATCTGATGGATGGCAGCCCCATCTATGACATCAAGCCCTACCTGCCCTACGCGGACTGCCGCCCGGAGGCTGTGGGCGGCTTTGCAGACCAGGCCCCGCCCCTTCTTTTGGAGGTGGACTTTCCCCAGCCCCTGTTGGAGCAGGTGCCGGAGGAGAAGCGCCAGGCTCTTTTGGGCGTGTTGTCCCACGACCCCCGGCCGGCCTATCAGCGCAGGGCGGACCGGGTCTATGGATTTGCCTTCGGCGGTCTGGAGGTCAAATTCTCGGTGGACCGGGACGTACTCACGGTCCGGGAGGTGGAAAAAAAGGACTCCTGA
- a CDS encoding LysM peptidoglycan-binding domain-containing protein — MKKLASLFLALTLCMGLAVPAFAAEYSSYTYNGKNIDTGEDVTITFEAASAAKETLTFAQMEGDPETREVTVLYLKPGSKVTVSNDFYSAYTYELYESGNYGMKPTGDGISTGVVDDAFVGYDIYKLILELSYSDAIYLKLGDSGEPSTPTTPAQPEKPATPTQPEKPATSVQPEQPAQPTAPGNYTVKKGDTWGSICTNFYGDNAQRYALQKANKFVKLDAGKSIVLPEKLGKAVLIAAPVAGEGETLYTVKAGDTLGAIAKATYGDVMKYKAIFERNNDRLKNANTIYEGQVIVLPAK, encoded by the coding sequence ATGAAAAAATTAGCAAGCCTGTTTTTGGCGCTGACCCTGTGCATGGGGCTGGCTGTTCCCGCATTTGCGGCGGAGTATAGTTCCTATACCTATAATGGGAAAAATATTGATACAGGAGAAGATGTGACTATAACCTTTGAGGCTGCTTCTGCCGCAAAAGAAACACTTACATTTGCTCAGATGGAAGGTGACCCGGAAACCCGAGAGGTTACCGTGCTTTATCTGAAGCCCGGCTCTAAGGTCACAGTATCAAATGACTTCTATAGTGCTTACACATACGAATTGTATGAAAGTGGCAATTATGGCATGAAGCCGACCGGTGATGGCATTAGCACCGGGGTGGTAGATGATGCTTTTGTAGGTTATGACATCTACAAACTTATTCTTGAGCTAAGCTATTCCGATGCAATCTATCTGAAATTGGGTGACAGCGGCGAACCTTCTACGCCCACCACCCCTGCCCAGCCTGAAAAGCCTGCTACTCCGACTCAGCCGGAGAAGCCTGCCACTTCTGTTCAGCCTGAGCAACCCGCTCAGCCCACCGCCCCCGGTAATTACACCGTGAAGAAGGGCGACACTTGGGGCAGCATTTGCACCAACTTCTACGGCGACAACGCCCAGCGTTACGCTTTGCAGAAGGCCAACAAGTTCGTCAAACTGGACGCCGGTAAGAGCATTGTCCTGCCCGAAAAGTTGGGGAAGGCCGTCCTGATTGCCGCCCCCGTGGCTGGTGAGGGTGAAACCCTCTACACCGTCAAGGCCGGAGATACCCTCGGCGCTATCGCCAAAGCCACCTATGGCGATGTGATGAAGTACAAGGCCATCTTCGAGCGCAACAACGACCGCCTGAAGAACGCCAACACCATCTATGAAGGTCAGGTCATCGTCCTGCCCGCCAAGTAA
- a CDS encoding CTP synthase, whose product MATKFIFITGGVVSGLGKGICAASLGRLLKQRGLRVRNQKFDPYINVDPGTMSPYQHGEVFVTEDGAETDLDLGHYERFVDENLSGNSSVSSGKVYWEVLNRERRGDYLGATIQIIPHITNEIKSRIYSMESPDVDVVICEIGGTVGDIESQPFLEAIRQVASEREGVLFIHVPLIVRIPGSGEMKSKPTQHSVKELLSLGIQPDVLVCRSDEPISEEIKRKIALFCNVEMDCVIQNATASTLYEVPLLLAREGLDRVVCRKLNLHTPEPDLTAWTKMVERTKHAHRKVEIALVGKYTQLHDAYLSVVESLAHAGTANDAVVSIRWVDSEELSGENAAEKLSGCGGILVPGGFGDRGIEGMICAVRYAREHKVPYFGICLGMQVAVIEFARYVAGLPDANSAEFSETTRNPVIHLMSDQVGVTAKGGTMRLGRYPCMLAEGTRSRELYSVAEISERHRHRFEFNNSYRQLFAEKGLVPAGLSPSGALVEIVELPGHPWFVGVQFHPEFKSRPDRPHPLFFGFVRAAAECRARD is encoded by the coding sequence ATGGCGACAAAATTTATTTTCATCACAGGCGGCGTGGTCTCGGGCCTTGGCAAGGGGATCTGCGCGGCGTCCCTGGGCCGGCTGCTGAAGCAGCGTGGGCTTCGGGTACGCAATCAGAAGTTTGATCCGTACATCAACGTGGACCCCGGCACCATGAGTCCCTACCAGCACGGGGAGGTGTTTGTCACCGAGGACGGGGCCGAGACCGATCTGGACCTGGGCCACTATGAGCGCTTTGTGGATGAAAACCTCTCCGGCAACTCCTCCGTCAGCTCCGGCAAGGTCTACTGGGAGGTGCTGAACCGGGAGCGCCGGGGCGACTATCTGGGGGCCACCATCCAGATTATCCCCCACATCACCAACGAGATCAAAAGCCGCATCTACTCCATGGAGTCGCCGGATGTGGATGTGGTCATCTGCGAAATCGGCGGCACGGTGGGAGATATTGAGTCCCAGCCCTTCCTTGAGGCCATCCGGCAGGTGGCCTCGGAGCGGGAGGGCGTGCTCTTCATCCACGTGCCCCTCATCGTCCGGATTCCCGGCTCCGGGGAGATGAAGTCCAAGCCCACCCAGCACTCCGTCAAGGAGCTGCTGAGCCTTGGCATCCAGCCCGACGTGCTGGTGTGCCGCTCCGACGAACCCATCTCTGAGGAGATCAAAAGGAAGATCGCCCTCTTCTGCAACGTGGAGATGGACTGCGTGATCCAGAACGCCACCGCCTCCACCCTCTATGAGGTGCCGCTGCTGCTGGCCCGGGAGGGACTGGACCGGGTGGTGTGCCGCAAGCTGAACCTGCATACGCCGGAGCCGGATTTGACCGCCTGGACCAAGATGGTGGAGCGGACGAAACATGCTCACCGGAAGGTGGAGATCGCCCTGGTGGGCAAATACACCCAGCTCCACGACGCCTATCTCTCCGTGGTGGAGTCCCTGGCCCACGCGGGCACCGCCAACGACGCGGTGGTCTCCATCCGCTGGGTGGACTCCGAGGAGCTGAGCGGGGAAAACGCGGCGGAAAAGCTCTCAGGCTGCGGCGGCATTCTGGTGCCCGGCGGATTCGGCGACCGGGGCATCGAGGGCATGATCTGCGCCGTGCGCTATGCCCGGGAGCACAAGGTCCCCTATTTTGGCATCTGCCTGGGCATGCAGGTGGCTGTGATCGAGTTTGCCCGCTATGTGGCCGGCCTCCCTGACGCCAACTCCGCGGAGTTCTCCGAGACCACCCGCAACCCGGTGATCCACCTGATGAGCGACCAGGTGGGCGTCACGGCCAAGGGTGGCACCATGCGCCTTGGCAGATACCCCTGCATGCTGGCCGAGGGCACCCGTTCCCGGGAGCTCTACAGTGTGGCGGAGATCTCCGAGCGCCACCGCCACCGCTTTGAGTTCAACAACAGCTACCGCCAGCTCTTTGCGGAAAAGGGCCTGGTGCCGGCTGGCCTTTCCCCGTCGGGGGCGCTGGTGGAGATTGTGGAGCTGCCCGGCCACCCCTGGTTTGTGGGCGTCCAGTTCCACCCGGAATTCAAGAGCCGCCCAGACCGTCCCCACCCGCTGTTTTTCGGATTTGTGCGCGCGGCGGCAGAGTGCCGCGCCCGGGATTGA
- a CDS encoding ABC transporter ATP-binding protein, with amino-acid sequence MSAFVTFEEVSKVYRMGEITIRAVDNVSFSIEKGEFAVIVGPSGAGKTTVLNMLGGMDGCSGGTIRVDGSLISGMTSRQLTAYRRHDIGFVFQFYNLVQNLTALENVELASQICRQPLDAATVLQEVGLGERMNNFPAQLSGGEQQRVAIARALAKNPKLLLCDEPTGALDYQTGKSILKLLQDTCRQKGVTVVVITHNSALTPMADRVIRIKNGTVADMRCCRQPTPVEQIEW; translated from the coding sequence ATGAGCGCCTTTGTCACATTTGAAGAGGTATCCAAGGTCTACCGCATGGGAGAAATCACCATACGGGCGGTGGACAACGTCAGCTTCTCCATTGAAAAAGGGGAGTTTGCCGTGATTGTGGGCCCCTCCGGTGCCGGTAAGACCACGGTTTTGAATATGCTTGGCGGCATGGACGGCTGCTCCGGCGGCACCATTCGGGTGGACGGCAGCCTTATCAGCGGCATGACGTCCCGGCAGCTGACCGCCTACCGCCGCCACGACATCGGCTTTGTCTTTCAATTTTATAACCTGGTGCAGAACCTGACCGCCCTGGAAAATGTGGAGCTGGCCTCCCAGATCTGCCGCCAGCCCCTGGACGCGGCCACAGTGCTTCAGGAGGTGGGGCTGGGGGAGCGGATGAACAATTTCCCGGCCCAGCTCTCCGGCGGCGAGCAGCAGCGGGTGGCCATCGCCCGGGCCCTGGCCAAAAATCCCAAGCTGCTGCTGTGCGACGAGCCTACCGGCGCGCTGGACTATCAGACGGGAAAGTCTATCCTGAAGCTGCTTCAGGACACCTGCCGGCAAAAGGGCGTCACCGTGGTGGTCATCACCCACAACAGCGCCCTGACACCCATGGCGGACCGGGTGATCCGCATCAAAAACGGCACCGTGGCGGATATGCGGTGCTGCCGTCAGCCCACACCGGTGGAGCAGATCGAATGGTGA
- a CDS encoding IS4 family transposase has protein sequence MAYPEIVLSNLDEIINYVEKNSTFARSDKPERNRKVSRADIIKALIFMQGGSLQKELHELGLDISASAFVQRRRQVNAEMMADILTELYARYDAPKTYQGYRVLAMDGTTVNMAYDLNSPCLVSNPSTPKGYCQLHATPLYDILNKSYMCCTIQPQPQQDEIGALDGLLAWYDFDEKTLLVGDRGFASYHLFATIQQKPNADFLIRVKQGRGAMREVAKLPIKELDTEISFTITTTQTKEDKEKGYIFLQTRKKKDRIYSANTRAGRWSYHSPYPMKLRIVRVLLDTGEYETLATSLPPSFTAQQIKELYHARWGIETAFRELKYNYGLVNLHGRSEKFARQEIYASMITASLCSRIISQAVIEQHTGAAHLYQVNQKMAVYLCKKFFRTPGADGEKLMREIAKYIEPVRPGRQDKRNIRAKSFAGFLYRVAA, from the coding sequence ATGGCCTATCCTGAAATCGTATTGTCTAATTTAGATGAAATCATCAATTATGTAGAAAAAAACAGTACCTTTGCCCGGTCGGACAAACCTGAACGAAACCGCAAGGTTTCCCGGGCGGACATCATCAAGGCCCTGATTTTCATGCAGGGCGGCAGTCTGCAAAAGGAACTGCATGAGTTGGGGCTGGACATCAGCGCGTCCGCCTTTGTCCAGCGCCGCCGTCAAGTCAACGCCGAAATGATGGCGGATATTCTCACCGAGCTGTACGCCCGCTATGACGCCCCTAAGACCTATCAGGGCTATCGGGTGCTTGCGATGGACGGAACCACCGTCAATATGGCCTATGACCTAAACTCCCCCTGTCTCGTCAGCAATCCAAGCACACCAAAGGGCTACTGCCAACTACACGCCACTCCACTCTATGACATTCTCAATAAAAGCTATATGTGCTGTACGATACAGCCCCAGCCGCAGCAGGACGAAATCGGCGCATTGGACGGTCTGCTGGCGTGGTATGACTTTGACGAAAAGACACTTCTCGTGGGCGATAGAGGCTTTGCCAGCTATCACCTGTTTGCCACGATACAGCAAAAGCCCAACGCGGATTTTCTGATACGGGTCAAGCAGGGGCGTGGAGCCATGCGGGAAGTAGCCAAACTCCCCATAAAAGAACTGGATACGGAAATCAGCTTTACCATCACGACGACGCAGACAAAGGAGGATAAAGAAAAGGGATATATCTTTCTGCAAACGAGAAAGAAGAAAGACCGCATATACAGCGCCAACACACGGGCGGGGCGGTGGAGCTATCATTCCCCTTATCCTATGAAACTGCGAATCGTACGCGTCCTACTGGATACTGGGGAATATGAGACGCTGGCGACCTCTCTGCCGCCCAGCTTTACGGCTCAGCAGATCAAAGAGCTGTACCACGCCCGCTGGGGGATAGAGACAGCCTTCCGGGAGCTGAAATACAATTACGGCCTTGTCAATCTCCACGGGCGGAGCGAGAAGTTTGCCCGGCAGGAGATTTACGCGTCCATGATTACCGCGTCGCTCTGTTCTCGTATCATCAGCCAAGCGGTCATTGAACAGCACACAGGAGCGGCACACCTCTATCAGGTCAATCAGAAAATGGCAGTCTACCTCTGCAAAAAGTTTTTCAGGACACCCGGCGCAGACGGAGAAAAACTCATGCGGGAGATTGCAAAATATATCGAGCCAGTCAGGCCGGGGCGGCAGGACAAGCGGAATATCAGGGCGAAATCCTTTGCCGGGTTTCTTTACCGGGTGGCGGCGTAA
- a CDS encoding fumarylacetoacetate hydrolase family protein, translating into MKLVTFRSGSNTQVGIWDKTGVQPLSCSDMMELIERDGLPAPVGAPVPLDQVELLAPIPRPRQDVICLGINYQSHADETGKTFTDGAPVPIFFSKRVNEAVAPEGRIDSHPGFVEELDYEAELAVIIGRAAKHVSPEDASKYIFGYTILNDVSARKIQTRHKQWYFGKSLDGFTPMGPCIVTADEIAFPPALTIRSYVNGELRQESNTSLLLTDIAHIISTLSQGMTLLPGTILSTGTPSGVGLGFDPPRYMHPGDVVECEIEGIGRLRNRVQ; encoded by the coding sequence ATGAAACTTGTCACCTTCCGCTCCGGCTCCAACACCCAGGTGGGCATTTGGGACAAGACCGGCGTACAGCCTCTGTCCTGCTCCGATATGATGGAGTTGATCGAGCGGGACGGTCTGCCCGCTCCGGTCGGCGCGCCGGTGCCCCTTGACCAGGTGGAGCTGCTGGCCCCCATCCCCCGCCCCCGGCAGGATGTGATCTGTCTTGGAATCAACTACCAGTCCCACGCCGACGAGACGGGAAAGACCTTTACGGACGGGGCGCCGGTGCCCATCTTCTTTTCCAAGCGGGTCAACGAGGCGGTGGCCCCGGAGGGCCGGATCGACAGCCACCCCGGCTTTGTGGAGGAGCTGGACTATGAGGCGGAGCTGGCGGTCATCATCGGCCGCGCGGCCAAACACGTATCCCCGGAGGACGCGTCGAAGTATATTTTTGGCTACACCATCCTCAACGACGTGTCGGCCCGAAAGATCCAGACCCGCCACAAGCAGTGGTATTTCGGCAAGAGCCTGGACGGTTTCACGCCCATGGGCCCCTGCATCGTCACCGCGGACGAAATCGCCTTCCCGCCCGCCCTGACCATCCGCTCCTATGTAAACGGAGAGCTGCGCCAGGAGTCCAACACATCGCTGCTGCTGACCGACATCGCCCACATCATCAGCACCCTGTCCCAGGGCATGACGCTGCTGCCGGGCACCATTCTCTCCACCGGCACCCCCTCCGGCGTGGGCCTCGGCTTTGACCCGCCCCGCTACATGCACCCGGGCGACGTGGTGGAGTGCGAAATCGAGGGCATCGGCCGACTGCGCAACCGGGTCCAATGA
- a CDS encoding M24 family metallopeptidase yields the protein MNHFKKIRAALSSQGLDAMLLTEEANRFYASGFHSSGTDGVALVTLDRAYYFTDSRYIESAERQVEGAEVALMGRGRSYTDLIGEVIDGHGIRRMGFDDAYMTVADWRFYGEKLSCELAPATRLLLELRRVKDEAEIDAITEAQRITERAFAQIVEEVRAGVSEQEIAARLQYLMLHFGAEKMSFDPIVVSGPNGSLPHGVPTDRRIGEGEFVTMDFGCVCRGYCSDMTRTVAVGYATGEMQKVYQTVLEAQRAGIAAARAGVTGAEVDGAARRVISGAGYGEYFGHSFGHGVGVEIHESPNASPSAKTPLSAGAVISAEPGIYLPGKMGVRIEDLLVLTEDGCRDLTRAPRELTIL from the coding sequence ATGAATCACTTTAAAAAAATCCGCGCCGCCCTTTCGTCCCAGGGCCTGGACGCCATGCTCCTCACCGAGGAGGCCAACCGCTTCTATGCCTCCGGCTTTCACTCTTCCGGCACCGACGGCGTGGCATTGGTGACTTTGGACAGGGCCTACTATTTTACCGATTCGCGGTATATCGAGTCCGCTGAGCGGCAGGTGGAGGGGGCCGAGGTGGCGCTGATGGGGCGGGGCCGCAGCTACACCGACCTCATCGGCGAGGTGATCGACGGACACGGCATCCGCCGCATGGGTTTCGACGACGCCTATATGACGGTGGCGGACTGGCGCTTTTACGGGGAAAAGCTCTCCTGCGAACTGGCGCCGGCCACCCGGCTGCTGCTGGAGCTGCGCAGGGTGAAAGACGAGGCGGAGATCGACGCCATCACCGAGGCCCAGCGGATCACGGAGCGGGCCTTTGCCCAGATTGTGGAGGAGGTCCGCGCCGGTGTCAGCGAACAGGAGATTGCCGCGCGGCTGCAGTATTTGATGCTGCACTTCGGCGCGGAGAAGATGTCCTTTGACCCCATCGTGGTCTCCGGACCCAATGGCTCGCTGCCCCATGGCGTGCCCACGGACCGCCGGATCGGCGAGGGGGAGTTTGTCACCATGGACTTTGGCTGCGTCTGCCGGGGGTACTGCTCCGACATGACCCGGACGGTGGCGGTGGGCTACGCCACCGGCGAGATGCAGAAGGTGTACCAGACGGTGCTTGAGGCCCAGCGGGCGGGAATCGCCGCGGCCAGGGCCGGCGTCACCGGCGCGGAGGTGGACGGAGCCGCCCGCAGGGTCATCTCCGGGGCGGGCTATGGCGAGTACTTCGGCCACAGCTTTGGCCACGGCGTGGGCGTGGAAATTCACGAATCGCCAAACGCCTCCCCCAGTGCAAAGACGCCCCTGAGCGCCGGCGCGGTGATCTCGGCGGAGCCGGGCATCTACCTGCCCGGAAAAATGGGAGTGCGGATCGAGGACCTTCTGGTGCTGACGGAGGACGGCTGCCGGGACCTGACCCGCGCGCCCCGGGAACTGACCATTCTGTAA
- a CDS encoding ABC transporter ATP-binding protein has protein sequence MLELKHIYKTFNPGTVNAKTALCDLSLTLAEGDFVTVIGGNGAGKSTMLNAVAGAFSVDEGTILIDGQDVTRLPEYRRASFIGRVFQDPMMGTAATMQIEENLALAARRGQRRGLRWGISKTERGDYRELLRTLDLGLEDRMTSKVGLLSGGQRQAVTLLMAALKQPKLLLLDEHTAALDPKTAAKVLALSDQIVEENHLTTLMVTHNMKDAIAHGNRLVMMNAGKVVLDIAGEEKKKLTVEDLLERFSAASGGEMLSDRAILS, from the coding sequence ATGCTTGAGCTCAAACATATCTATAAGACCTTCAACCCCGGCACTGTCAACGCCAAGACCGCTCTGTGCGATTTGAGCCTGACCCTTGCGGAGGGCGATTTTGTCACGGTCATCGGCGGCAACGGCGCCGGAAAGTCCACCATGCTCAACGCGGTGGCCGGCGCCTTCTCAGTGGACGAGGGCACCATCCTCATCGACGGCCAGGACGTGACCCGTCTTCCGGAATACAGGCGCGCCTCCTTCATCGGCCGGGTGTTCCAGGACCCCATGATGGGCACCGCCGCCACCATGCAGATCGAGGAGAACCTGGCCCTGGCTGCCCGCCGGGGCCAGCGCCGGGGCCTCAGGTGGGGCATCTCCAAGACTGAGCGGGGCGACTACAGGGAGCTGCTGCGGACACTGGACCTGGGGCTGGAGGACCGGATGACTTCCAAGGTGGGCCTGCTCTCCGGCGGACAGCGCCAGGCAGTCACGCTGCTCATGGCCGCCCTGAAGCAGCCCAAGCTCCTGCTGTTGGATGAGCACACCGCGGCCCTGGACCCCAAGACCGCCGCCAAGGTGCTTGCCCTCTCCGACCAGATCGTGGAGGAAAACCACCTGACCACACTGATGGTCACCCACAATATGAAGGACGCCATTGCCCACGGCAACCGCCTTGTCATGATGAACGCCGGCAAGGTGGTTCTGGACATCGCCGGGGAGGAGAAGAAGAAGCTGACCGTGGAGGACCTTCTGGAGCGGTTTTCCGCGGCCTCCGGCGGGGAGATGCTCTCCGACCGGGCCATCCTTTCCTGA
- a CDS encoding ABC transporter permease: MDFLTSLLNAMPGAVAQGLIWGLMAIGVYLTFRILDVADLTVDGSLATGGAVCVMLIRSGWSPWIALLGAFCAGLAAGLVTGVFHTRCGIPAILAGILTQLALYSVNLRIMDSKSNQPVSVDKYDLLTSQRYVRNLSLDNPLPLLLVFTAVLVLALYWFFGTELGSSIRATGANPHMARAQGINTDSNIVLGLMLSNGLVALSGGLLAQFQGASDVNMGRGAIVIGLAAVIIGEVVFGKLFHNFALTLLSVSLGAIIYYMVIQVVLKLGLNTNDLKLITALVVALFLSVPYWKSRHFHGKVKPVPAAEGANGGNEHA, encoded by the coding sequence ATGGATTTCTTAACGTCGCTGCTCAATGCCATGCCCGGTGCCGTGGCTCAGGGTCTGATCTGGGGACTGATGGCCATCGGCGTCTATCTCACGTTCCGCATCCTTGATGTGGCCGATCTGACGGTGGACGGCTCCCTTGCCACCGGCGGCGCGGTGTGCGTGATGCTGATCCGCTCCGGGTGGAGCCCGTGGATCGCCCTGCTGGGCGCCTTCTGTGCCGGCCTTGCCGCGGGACTGGTCACCGGAGTCTTCCATACCCGCTGCGGCATCCCGGCCATCCTGGCCGGCATCCTGACCCAGCTGGCTCTATATTCCGTCAATCTGCGGATTATGGACAGCAAGTCCAACCAGCCGGTCAGTGTGGATAAATACGACCTGCTGACCTCCCAGCGGTATGTCCGGAACCTGAGCCTGGATAATCCTTTGCCGCTGCTGCTGGTCTTTACGGCTGTGCTGGTGCTTGCGCTCTACTGGTTTTTCGGCACGGAGCTTGGCAGCTCCATCCGCGCCACCGGCGCCAACCCCCACATGGCCAGGGCCCAGGGAATCAACACGGACTCCAACATCGTGCTGGGCCTGATGCTCTCCAACGGTCTGGTGGCCCTGTCCGGCGGTCTTCTGGCCCAATTCCAGGGCGCCTCCGACGTGAACATGGGCCGCGGCGCCATTGTCATCGGCCTGGCTGCCGTCATCATCGGCGAGGTGGTGTTTGGCAAGCTGTTCCACAACTTCGCCCTGACGCTGCTCAGCGTCTCCTTAGGCGCCATCATCTACTATATGGTCATTCAGGTGGTGCTGAAACTGGGCCTGAACACCAACGACCTGAAGCTCATCACCGCCCTGGTGGTGGCGCTGTTCCTCTCCGTCCCCTACTGGAAGAGCAGGCACTTCCACGGGAAGGTAAAGCCTGTGCCGGCGGCGGAGGGTGCAAATGGAGGGAACGAACATGCTTGA
- a CDS encoding ABC transporter substrate-binding protein: MKKKILALALTVVMALGLAACGNSGSSSSSGSGSASGSGAEGATYTVGICQFAPHPALDAATQGFMDALNEAMGEGVVEFKKQNASGEIPNCTPIVNEFVSAGVDLILANATAPLQAAAAATTEIPILGTSVTDYGSALELSDWDGKVIGSNVSGTSDLAPLDQQAAMIQELFPNVEKVGLLYCSAEANSQYQVDEMTKYLTDLGYTCTPYAFTDSNDVASVAQTACDGSDVLYIPTDNTAANNTEAIANVVLPAGTPVIAGEQGICSGCGVATLSIDYYELGQITGQMAAKILKGEAQVSGMALEYAPNVTKMFNADNADALGVSIPDGYTAIEAE; this comes from the coding sequence ATGAAAAAGAAGATCCTTGCATTGGCCCTGACCGTCGTTATGGCGCTTGGGCTGGCCGCCTGCGGCAACAGCGGAAGCTCCTCCAGCAGCGGAAGCGGCAGTGCCTCCGGCTCCGGCGCGGAGGGTGCCACCTACACCGTGGGCATCTGCCAGTTCGCTCCCCACCCCGCGCTGGACGCCGCCACCCAGGGCTTCATGGACGCGCTGAACGAGGCCATGGGCGAGGGCGTTGTGGAATTTAAGAAGCAGAATGCCTCCGGCGAAATCCCCAACTGCACCCCCATTGTCAACGAGTTCGTCTCCGCCGGCGTGGACCTGATCCTGGCCAACGCCACCGCTCCCCTCCAGGCCGCCGCGGCCGCCACCACGGAAATTCCCATCCTTGGCACCTCCGTCACCGACTACGGCTCCGCCCTGGAACTGAGCGACTGGGACGGCAAGGTGATCGGCTCCAACGTCTCCGGCACCTCTGACCTGGCTCCGCTGGACCAGCAGGCCGCCATGATCCAGGAGCTGTTCCCCAACGTGGAGAAGGTGGGCCTCCTGTACTGCTCCGCCGAGGCCAACAGCCAGTATCAGGTGGATGAGATGACCAAATATCTCACCGATCTGGGCTACACCTGCACCCCCTATGCCTTCACCGACTCCAACGACGTGGCCTCCGTGGCCCAGACCGCCTGCGACGGCTCCGACGTGCTCTACATCCCCACCGACAACACCGCCGCCAACAACACCGAGGCCATTGCCAACGTGGTGCTGCCCGCCGGCACGCCGGTCATCGCCGGCGAGCAGGGCATCTGCTCCGGCTGCGGCGTGGCCACGCTGTCCATCGACTACTATGAGCTGGGTCAGATCACCGGCCAGATGGCCGCCAAGATCCTCAAGGGCGAGGCCCAGGTCTCCGGGATGGCCCTGGAGTACGCTCCCAACGTGACCAAGATGTTCAACGCCGACAATGCCGACGCCCTTGGTGTCTCCATTCCCGACGGCTACACCGCCATTGAGGCCGAATAA
- a CDS encoding MarR family winged helix-turn-helix transcriptional regulator, translating to MEVLALREALIRSLGDIYRLEAFSALGDLLQGESMVLHFLLAARGAPMFPSALSQELRLSRSRITAAVNSLRRKGLVATEPCREDRRMVLVSLTEKGRELIVEKEGRMASYFDRMIKGLGPADTQRLIELIHRCVDVMGGQEQ from the coding sequence ATGGAAGTTTTGGCACTGCGGGAGGCGCTGATCCGCTCCCTTGGGGATATCTACCGCCTGGAGGCCTTTTCCGCCCTGGGCGACCTGCTGCAGGGCGAGTCCATGGTGCTCCATTTTCTGCTGGCCGCCAGGGGGGCCCCGATGTTTCCCTCCGCCTTGAGCCAGGAGCTCCGGCTGTCCCGCTCCCGGATTACCGCCGCGGTCAACTCCCTGCGGCGCAAGGGGCTTGTCGCGACCGAACCCTGCCGGGAGGATCGGCGTATGGTGCTGGTCTCCCTGACGGAGAAGGGCCGGGAGCTGATTGTGGAAAAAGAAGGGCGCATGGCGTCCTATTTTGACCGGATGATCAAGGGGCTGGGCCCCGCCGATACCCAGCGGCTGATCGAACTGATCCACCGCTGCGTCGACGTGATGGGAGGGCAGGAGCAATGA